In one Lolium rigidum isolate FL_2022 chromosome 3, APGP_CSIRO_Lrig_0.1, whole genome shotgun sequence genomic region, the following are encoded:
- the LOC124700629 gene encoding QWRF motif-containing protein 2-like: protein MVAAGAAPAAPRPNPSPSPHRRRQASALSPSKSTNANADARAATTKPRAKAVSSRYLLAPSSKSTSTSTSTSTTTTSSSNSTSTSASTPSRRFASPLPRRSSSVDRPRPAGNAAPGEPNGATTTTTRSLSVAFQGRSYFLQTSKAKPTTSPSPLRRPFAAPPPPPSSTTPERRRPAVPERAKGSEAGHTHQRWPMSAHGFEGNPLTKSLDCSLHNKGVAVLAAVRSLRHSMAFDHHHNPRHPSFDMSSDYLMSSDTESLSSGSNSGSQDAGISHRSRPPTNATTVPARFLRDAAGSRFADPPGTPYTTHNSTLASSPRTAPVKKSLLLNGFASSPLNRPARQSSPSKLAGNSSRRMSSPSRPRNSTGAGASVGDHQQGRSSSGYGVDGQARRRWLGGSKVDGEHLLRILCNRHLQWRCVNAQADAALASQKMTAEKDLCDAWITTLGMRKSVALKRFQLQLFRNNWKLMTVLKGQMPYLEEWSSLEMDYADSLSGIVEALTATILCLPVDGAKADIQDVKNSVGSAVDIMQTIGSSICTLLAKLSGTSILVSDLARTATQERALMDQSRELLSTLASMHVKYCSLQGQRVQTTHRRLKHS, encoded by the exons ATGGTGGCCGCCGGGGCAGCGCCCGCCGCGCCCCGGCCCaacccctcgccgtcgccgcaccgccgccgccaagcctCCGCGCTCTCCCCGTCCAAATCCACCAACGCCAATGCCGACGCCAGGGCCGCCACCACCAAGCCCCGCGCCAAGGCCGTCTCCTCCCGCTACCTCCTCGCGCCCTCCTCCAAATCCACCTCCacatccacctccacctccaccaccaccacctcctcctccaactccacctccacctccgcctccacgccGTCCCGCCGCTTCGCGTCCCCCCTCCCGAGGCGCTCATCCTCCGTCGACCGCCCGCGCCCGGCGGGCAATGCCGCCCCCGGCGAGCCCAAcggggcgaccaccaccaccaccaggagCCTCTCCGTCGCCTTCCAGGGCCGCTCCTACTTCCTCCAGACCAGCAAGGCCAAGCCAACCACATCCCCCTCCCCACTCCGCCGCCCCTTcgccgcaccaccaccaccaccatcctccACCACGCCCGAGCGGAGGCGGCCTGCCGTGCCAGAGAGGGCGAAGGGGTCCGAAGCGGGCCACACCCACCAGCGCTGGCCAATGTCGGCGCACGGCTTCGAAGGCAACCCCCTCACCAAGAGCCTCGACTGCTCCCTCCACAACAAGGGCGTGgccgtcctcgccgccgtccGCTCGCTGCGCCACTCCATGGCCTTCGACCACCACCACAACCCACGCCACCCCTCCTTCGACATGTCCTCCGACTACCTCATGTCCTCCGACACCGAGAGCCTCTCCTCCGGCAGCAACTCCGGCTCCCAGGACGCCGGCATCTCCCACCGCTCCCGTCCACCCACCAACGCCACAACCGTGCCGGCCCGGTTCCTGCGCGACGCCGCTGGCAGCAGGTTCGCGGACCCCCCAGGGACGCCCTACACCACGCACAATTCCACCCTGGCATCATCGCCCAGAACCGCGCCGGTGAAGAAGTCGCTGCTGCTGAACGGGTTTGCGTCGTCGCCGCTCAACAGGCCGGCTAGGCAGTCTTCGCCGAGTAAGCTTGCGGGCAACTCGTCAAGGCGGATGTCGAGTCCGTCCCGCCCGAGGAATTCTACCGGGGCAGGCGCGTCGGTGGGGGATCATCAGCAGGGGAGAAGCTCGTCTGGGTACGGTGTCGATGGTCAGGCGAGGAGGAGGTGGCTTGGGGGCAGTAAGGTTGATGGGGAGCACCTGTTGAGGATCCTGTGCAATCGGCATTTGCAGTGGCGGTGTGTCAATGCGCAGGCTGATGCTGCACTTGCTTCACAGAAGATGACTGCAGAG AAAGATTTATGTGATGCATGGATTACCACCCTAGGCATGCGTAAATCTGTTGCTCTTAAAAGGTTTCAGCTACAATTATTCCGAAACAATTGGAAACTCATGACGGTTCTAAAGGGGCAG ATGCCATATTTGGAGGAGTGGTCTTCATTAGAGATGGACTATGCAGATTCTTTATCTGGAATTGTGGAAGCTCTAACTGCGACCATTCTGTGCCTTCCTGTTGATGGAGCAAAG GCTGACATCCAAGACGTAAAGAATTCCGTTGGCTCTGCAGTTGATATCATGCAGACAATAGGGAGTTCAATATGCACTTTACTGGCTAAG CTATCTGGGACAAGTATTTTGGTATCTGACCTTGCCAGAACCGCTACGCAAGAACGTGCTCTGATGGATCAGTCCAGGGAGCTGCTGTCCACACTTGCATCAATGCAT GTCAAATACTGTAGCCTACAAGGGCAGCGAGTACAGACAACTCACAGGAGGCTCAAGCACTCGTAG